TCCTCGAACGGATAATCGATGGAGAACATCACGTTGCGCGGCCCCATCGCATCCAGGGCACAGCGCAGGGCCGCATCGGAACAGACGCCGGAGGTGGTGATGTAGATGTTCTCACGCACATAGTCCGACGGCTTCTTCAGGATGGCGTAGCGCTGGTTGCTGATGGGATAGCGGCTGTCCAGCCGCCACAGCTGGATGGGCAGCGTCTCACCCATATGGCCCAGGATGACGCGCGCGTTGGGGTAGCGATCGAAGGTGCCGCTGAAGATCAGCCGCATGGCGTGGGTGCAGGTCTCCACCGCCCAGCTCCACGTCGGGCCCCACAGTTCGGGGTGGTCGGCATAGGCCGGCGACGGGGCGGCGGGATTGCCCGGATGGATGTAGATGGCGGCCCCCAGCGCCGACACCCGTTCCCAGAAGACGTCGTAGGCGCGGTCGTCAAGATAGCTGCCGTTGGTCTCGCCGTTGATCAGGGCGCCCTGGAAACCCAGTTGCGTCATGCAGCGTTCCAGTTCATCGGCCGCGGCCAGCGGCTCCTGCAAGGCCAGATGGGCGAAGCCGCCGTAGCGGTCCGGACGCTTCTGCACCTCCGTCGCCAGGCGGTCGTTGGCGGAACGGGCCAGGCGCACCGCCTTGGCGGCATCCCGTTCGATCTGCACGCCGGGGCCGGCGATGGACAGCACCGCCTTTTCCACGCCGTTGCCGTCCATCATGGCCA
The sequence above is drawn from the Azospirillaceae bacterium genome and encodes:
- a CDS encoding amidohydrolase family protein, giving the protein MTDFSPTRRGVLGSAAAAALVLGAETALAKPTPAAGKGVAKIGLEEHCMFPDFVDYLAETKQNIRPDLFDRALPALSDFGERRLAMMDGNGVEKAVLSIAGPGVQIERDAAKAVRLARSANDRLATEVQKRPDRYGGFAHLALQEPLAAADELERCMTQLGFQGALINGETNGSYLDDRAYDVFWERVSALGAAIYIHPGNPAAPSPAYADHPELWGPTWSWAVETCTHAMRLIFSGTFDRYPNARVILGHMGETLPIQLWRLDSRYPISNQRYAILKKPSDYVRENIYITTSGVCSDAALRCALDAMGPRNVMFSIDYPFEDPAVACRWIETANISDAERRAVAAGNARALLRI